GTTTCCTGCGCGGGCGCCTAGGTGCGACGGGCCGTCTCCAGCCGCTCCGCCGTTACCGGATAACCGACCCCTTCGGGGATGCAGAGCCATTGCAGCCCGTCGCGCTCCTCGATCCAAGGCACGATCTTCTGCACCGGATGGCGCTCCGCATTAGCGCGGGCCTCTTCGAGGGAGGCGAAGCGGGCGAGCCGCTCGAGGTTGCGCCGCGTCGGGAAAATGATCCGGCCGCGGCCGGCATTGGTGTCGTCGAGCACCTGCTGCGCCGTCGTCCACAATGTGCGCACGGCCTCGGCCTGCTGGGCGACGCCGAGGACCGCGCCCACCGGCGCCTCGGCGACGAAGAACAACGTGTCGAAGCGGCGCGCCTCCTTGAAGTTGGGACACCAGCGCGCGAACGGCGCGAGCGCGCGAAGATCGAGGCCGAGGTCGAGCGTGTCGAGCAGCACCGAGAATGGCGTGCCATCCTCCAGCTCCTGCCGCATCTGGCTGATCTGCTCGGGAGTCGGCCCCGGCATCACGCCGGGCGCGATCCCCGCTTCCTC
This portion of the Sphingomonas sp. LY54 genome encodes:
- a CDS encoding NUDIX hydrolase, with amino-acid sequence MTDLPDPIPAATLILMRPGPAGAPELLMMERTKAMAFAPGALVFPGGRIDPDDVALAERIGDGLAYGAARVAAIRETIEEAGIAPGVMPGPTPEQISQMRQELEDGTPFSVLLDTLDLGLDLRALAPFARWCPNFKEARRFDTLFFVAEAPVGAVLGVAQQAEAVRTLWTTAQQVLDDTNAGRGRIIFPTRRNLERLARFASLEEARANAERHPVQKIVPWIEERDGLQWLCIPEGVGYPVTAERLETARRT